In Arthrobacter sp. MN05-02, one genomic interval encodes:
- a CDS encoding dehydrogenase: MTSESTTGSTDQYTFQNPVTRFESITPQAKQTAEPGLESDLEIKADRGETSYRGTGRLQGRKALITGSDSGIGAAVAIAYAREGADVALSYLPEEEEDAQVVKGIIEAEGRTAVCIPGDLKDPEYCTALVQQAVDGLGGLDILVNNAGKQVAIDSLEELSDEQLDHTYKTNIYSFFRVTREALKHLQPGSAIINSTSIQAYEPSPTLVDYASTKAAINNFTKGLAQQLAPKGIRVNAVAPGPIWTPLQPSGGQPVEALPEFGKDTPLGRAGQPTELAPAYVFLASSEASYVLGETLNVNGGMPSP; the protein is encoded by the coding sequence ATGACCTCCGAGAGCACCACAGGATCGACCGACCAGTACACCTTCCAGAACCCCGTCACCCGTTTCGAGAGCATCACCCCGCAGGCCAAGCAGACGGCCGAGCCGGGGCTCGAATCCGACCTGGAGATCAAGGCGGACCGGGGGGAGACCTCCTACCGCGGGACGGGTCGGCTGCAGGGCCGGAAGGCCCTCATCACCGGGTCCGACTCCGGGATCGGCGCGGCGGTCGCCATCGCGTACGCGCGTGAGGGCGCCGACGTCGCCCTGTCCTACCTCCCCGAGGAGGAAGAGGACGCGCAGGTCGTCAAGGGCATCATCGAGGCGGAGGGCCGCACGGCCGTCTGCATCCCGGGTGACCTGAAGGACCCCGAGTACTGCACCGCCCTGGTACAGCAGGCGGTGGACGGGCTCGGCGGACTGGACATCCTCGTCAACAATGCCGGCAAGCAGGTGGCGATCGACTCGCTCGAGGAGCTGAGCGACGAGCAGCTGGACCACACGTACAAGACGAATATCTACTCGTTCTTCCGCGTGACCAGGGAGGCGCTCAAGCACCTCCAGCCCGGATCGGCGATCATCAACAGCACGTCCATCCAGGCCTACGAGCCGTCACCGACACTCGTCGACTACGCGAGCACCAAGGCCGCGATCAACAACTTCACCAAGGGGCTCGCGCAGCAGCTCGCGCCCAAGGGCATCCGCGTCAACGCCGTGGCGCCTGGGCCCATCTGGACGCCGCTACAGCCTTCGGGCGGCCAGCCCGTGGAGGCGTTGCCCGAGTTCGGGAAGGACACCCCGCTGGGCCGCGCGGGCCAGCCGACCGAACTCGCCCCCGCCTACGTCTTCCTGGCCTCGTCCGAGGCGAGCTACGTGCTCGGTGAGACCCTCAACGTCAACGGCGGGATGCCCTCGCCCTGA